Within Vicia villosa cultivar HV-30 ecotype Madison, WI linkage group LG1, Vvil1.0, whole genome shotgun sequence, the genomic segment tccacatctgtctatccttagtcagagtcagccttaatcttgggctttaaacaagaagtctcaaatagttaatcacTCTTCCATTAAAtctaaattccctggaaagggttagcctccaaaatcagtcctttaaaatctaaattccctggaaagggttagcctccaaaatcagtcctttaaagtcataaattccttggaaagggttagctttcaaaaattcaacttttaaacgATAATCTCACTAGTTGAGTCCCATCTAGGTCAGTCTTAGTCAATAAAAACCAATTCCCTGGTAGTgtctactttaggtcaaccactcaaacaaattccccagtagagttcaatcttcaaacctgggtctttcattcatcaatccctgcttaacaaaagcacGATCCCTAGGAGGGTCAACCTTTAATCTCTAAACAATAGAAtaatcctcaatagagtcaaaaatccCCTCTAAGTCAAAAGATCCGTCATTGGTAGATCTTTCCCCCAtttaaaagtcagcctcaaccttgggctttgtacaaggcacatactccccttagagtcaaaaccctactcataggtattcctgtaacaccctggatttccgcttaccccgcagggcttccggcctaccaagcatgtcaccagcttaatcaataatcccccctaggtccgtagctcaattggtagcaggaattgctatgaatatgtacttaacccctaggtacatggttcgattcctgcggaaggcaaaaacaatatttcctgggcagccggtaagcggacctaggggggattattgattaagctggtgacatgcttggtaggccggaagccctgcggggtaagcggaaatcaagggtgttacattaaaaggcgcctttttaatgtaacaccctggatttccgcttaccccgcagggcttccggcctaccaagcgtgtcaccggcttaatcaataatcccccctaggtccgcttaccggctgcccaggaaatattgtttttgcctcccgcaggaatcgaaccatgtacctaggggttaagtacatattcatagcaattcctgctaccaattgagctactagctcaagtggtagcaggaattgctatgaatatgtacttaacccctaggtacatggttcgattcctgcgggaggcaaaaacaatatttcctgggcagccgataagcggacctaggggggattattgattaagccggtaacatgctcggttggccgacacggttgatgcgtgcagcggatatcggggtgttacaattcccctatccagagtcagccacaaccttgggctttgtacaaggcagataatagagtctccccagtgagtccttcaccatcaaatagccacaaccttggactttgtacaaggcagataaaccacattttcatgtgtcaaaagattcctaacctttaggatcttttccccatagagtcatccatactcagtttcctcaatagtcagccacaaccttgggattcatacaaggcacaaaatagagtcttccctagctaagagtcagccataaccttgggcttcatacatggcacaaaatagagtctccctaggtagagtcagccacaattctgggcttcatacagaacacaaatcaTTCAAATAGATAAtttccagtggagtcatctcccagagtcaataaaatcaattaaaaagcctcaagcttgggcctcatacaagccagctaaaatcaaatctttcaaacagtagatagacatagctcatctctatagggagatatttctcctatctcaccacaaacaatcatttcaaacaaacaaacaaacaatcatttcaaacattctcccatttaggactcgtgaaaggcatgctctggcacacACTCAGACTTgcacaactttccctaatttggtcgagaatatttcattcaagagacacgtgactggcatacttgtatacaaccaagtaaggtccctctcttaatgaaacaaactcagcttttctgtcacttttaatgtttgtggtggaatagtagaaatacctctctgtaaagatgacttcatgtctctttactgtaaacagagatttaattcaagcttcaaccttgagcttcaagcaaggcaccaaaaacaattaatttccctaattagttccccgaactacaaaaagctctgacttccattaaggatatgtaggcatgaggttcacaaggaatctcagcgagctaatcaaaaaccaaaaatagtctgtctgtctttcttttaattcaattcaattccttctcctaacacaaaggagaaactttcccaatcatttaGCAACAAACACcgacacatagacacagagaaggttcccgtagagtactacagatatgtagggtgcttaaaattttccctatgtataaccgatctcccggactccagaatttccagtctaggtgaatcccaacacttagcaaactcctagggtttatttgagatctttttcccctttcctcctcgtaggataattaaaaagttcgtgtgctatcgtaggaagaactgagaTAAAATTcgtcccgccacgggcgcattctccttccatatttcgcgtgaagggtctagcgtgccgtccccccaagtgaaacggggaggtaaaaaaaatgacaccacacaGACACACGGGTATATTAGTAGTCAGTATAGAAAATGAGACTATTAAACAAGGTTATTTAAACCGGATCGGACCGGCCGCTTTAACCAGTTAAACCGTGAACCGGCACCGGATGCGGTCTATTTCAACCTTAAAACCGCCTGGTCTAAAAACCGGATTTTAGCCTATTGAACCGGAGGTAAACCGGTAAACCGGCCTTACCGGTAGCCAAACCAGTCAAAGGTTGGGCCTTATATAAATTTTGAACTGCATTGTCAGCTTAGTGGGCTTTAAATTTTGGATTTAAGGCCCAGTTAAATTTACGTTAGACAACTTTTATTGATGCTGTTAGCGTGTAACATAACCTTTATTTATATGCATGCTCTCTCAGTGTTATTCTAAAGCGTTCCGATGTGGGACTCCTTGTTCTATGTTTATACTGTTATTTATGATGTTATTTATGAGACTACTTATTTACTTTGTGGGAGTACTTATTTGTTCTAGCTTTACACTATTAGTGCAAACTAAATTgacaatcattttatttttaatgtttacCTTTACAATTGATCACATTCATTTGTTATAatgaaaaatatttgtaattatggatataaatattgataaatcatatatattattattagtgttttataattatgttaagaaaaaaataaaattatatacttTTATTATTACCGATTCGACCTCGGTTGAACCCCGGTCAAACCCTTAAACCTTGAACCCTTACTTATATCGGTTTTATATCCGGTCCGGTTTTGATTACCTTGCTATTAAATTAATGTCTTACCTATGTCAAATGCAGTTACAGTGTTGAAAGTTAAGGAGGGTTTTTGATGTAGACAATTTATTGACAAAGACAAAACAAAGGGTTCAAgagaaaatatattattcatcataattttataaaacataactataattataaaaagTTATCAATAGGTTTTATGCCTATACTATTGCCAATAATAGTTAATCAATACGTGCAGACTATTACTTCCACTTCTTTTAATAACTGGCAAATATACAAAAAATTGCAGAACCGATGTaaggtttttttttaatcaacATGTTAATTTAATTCCAAATTCAACACTTTGACCAACAATGTAAACTGAAGTGAAACTGTATAGCCATCATTGCTACTTCAAAAACTCTTTTCTTTAATAACATAAAGAAATTGAGAATAGATAAAATTTGAGAGTATAAAAACTTTGACCCTAAACTAATTGAATATAATATGGAGCCATACACCTTGAGATATGACTGAAAAATTACAACTtaaatgaaaatgatcaaggaaGAGAACCTTAATTTGTATGAAATATAAATTACTGtgtaaaaacaaaatagagttagGGAATATGAAGTTATAAAAAATTAGTAAGAGGTTAAGAAACACAATAAAGTTAGTGGGAGGTTAACATGTACAACAGAATCAGATATTATAATTTGTGAGCAATGAAaaagatatattataaatttccaTGACACACCTTTTATTGGAACTAATCGTGTTACAAGAATCATTAATGAAGTTCATCTAGTTTGTGAAGAAACAAATAAGAAATATAAGGAGAAAGAAACTTACACAATAGCTTTGTACTTCTTATATTTTTTCTCATTGTATATCAAACTAGATGAAGTTTGATGTCGCAGTTTTTTCTTCATTAACTAAAATGTGTTGTTCTTGTTGCGTCCTACAATAACTATGAAAGTTATCAACATGTGAAAATGCAAACTTATTTGTCAACAGAATATAAAAAATATCTTGTTTGTGAAGCTATGAAGAAGAAGTACAAGGTGGATAAAGTTTCCATCATAGCTTCATGCTTTTTGTACTTTTTTCCATAGCTACACAAATAATATGTACCATAGCCAAAGTATGGTCTTTGTTAAGGTAGTGAAGACGAAACTGAAAAATGAGaattaatcaacaaaaacaacatgcaACAAACGAGATAATGTGGGACTATCTAAGAATAAGATGTAACACTAGTGCAAAAggaacaatataattttaacatttacacccaatatactaaaaacgggtgtaaataagaaaTGTAGTGGCaatattgtaaataaaatatcattttaaatattaacacgtgacaatttacaccctattttttttaaattgggtgtaaattaaaaatattattataatcatatCTCAATTACTCCCGTTAAATataaaatgggtgtaaatttaaatggactaaataaattattaaattttataattcaaaatattaatctatttcattataatcccTATTGTATAACATGTATCTTATAATGTATGAAATTTAGTTATCACTTATCATAAGTTTTACTACatatcatttaatatatgtaaCTTATGGAAAAGAAATAGAGAATAATAAGTTACCAACAACGCGCCGAAACGTGAAAACGGAAAAGTGATTCTTGCTCCTCTTAAAACCTCTTAAAAGTGCTTATCTAACGTGCTTTTCAATCTCTTCCTCGGCCAAATCCAATTCGTAGCAGAGCATGGTGATTAATGGAacaagaaaatgaaaatgaagttaagagaaacaaaagatacgtGAAGACGATGCCGACGCACATTAATGATGGAATTCGGTATGTGCAATTTTTTCCAGTGAATTTCAGTTTCAATCTTCTTCATCTCTCTTCTCCGATTGCTGTTGTGTGATTGTTGTTCGATTATGGTTTATGTATAGTATAGTGTAAAATTGTTAATGAATTAGTCATTTCCTAACATGCACACCAAGTGTTCGGTGAAATGCCTGAACtgaattctttctcttttttgtttgatttcTATCACGGAATTGTAATAAAAGAAGAAGAGGGTTTATGTTTCAGGTTTTATCTTCTCGTCTTGGACGAAAGCCGGAGGATATTGTCAAGTTAGATGCTAATGAGAATCCTTATGGCCCTCCTCCAGAGGTGAGCTTTTTGCTATTAAATGGTAACATAATGTAAAATTGAAAAGCTCGTTGATTTAGAGTTTTATTATTTTGACACACATTTGACATCAGATTTCAACAACAAATTAAGATGGTTAACATAGTTAGGTAATGTGGTTCATTAGGTTTAGTATATGTTAATAATATAACAAGGTGTCACAACTTATTAACTATTCACTGAACACAATTAACCATGATTTATGTTCAAATGTACACTAAAAAATCATTGTTATTGTGTTCAATTGATATGTGACACCTTGATATATTCATTAACCGTCACTGAAATGTGTTAGCCACATATTTGAACTTTGTTAACTATCTAATTCCTTATTGAAATTGATGTCAAACTTATGTGTCTAACTATCATTTCTCTTGTTTTATTGATCTTTCATCTtccaatttatttatgtttttgaacTCTTCTCTTGGTTATGTTCAAGTGTATTGTCTCTCGAGTTGACTATTGGAGGTTTGTCAGGTCATGCAAGCCCTAGGGTCGATAAAATTCCCATATGTCTATCCAGATCCAGAGAGCCGCCGGTTGCGTGAAGCTCTCGCTCAAGATTCAGGCCTTGAATCTGACTATATTCTTGTAGGATGTGGTGCCGATGAGCTTATTGATTTGATCATGCGGTTAGACCCATTTCATTTTGTGGTTCACATGcttctatttttcttcttctcgTTTTGTTAATTTTCAGCATAGCTAGCTATGACAACTCATTCTCATTTTCAGTTGTGTGCTTGATCCTGGTGACAAGATTGTCGATTGCCCTCCAACTTTCACAATGTATGAATTTGATGCCGCAGTTAATGGAGCACTCGTCACCAAAggtaagaaaaatattttcaactTTTTATCGTTGTTCCTTATCTGCTCTTAGCAGTCTTTGATTCTGTAATCAATTTCGAATTTTTCGTTATTATTTATACCGTAGTTCCAAGGAGGCCCGACTTCAGCTTGAATGTGGAACACATAATCGAGGTTGTTAAACAAGAGAAGCCCAAATGCATATTTTTAACATCTCCAAACAATCCAGATGGGAGGTAACTGTCAAAATCTATTTTTTCAGCATCTTTATCACATCTTTATCAcggaattgttgttgtgttaataTTTGCTGAGCCTGTTCCCAAGGATAACGAAGCTGCAACTTGGAGAGACAAGTTAGATCAGCTTTATAAGAGTTCATCACAAAGTTTGAAAAGAATTAGTGAATTTCTACttttaattgaaaaagaaatgaaatttgaatttatCACATAGTGATGAAAGAAAACATCACTGTCCCATGCAGACATAGACCAATCACTTTCTCTCATGTAACAATAAGTAATTAACTTTTTGTTTACCCAAAAAACGTCATTTACTTCTTTTTTACCATagtaaacttttttattttcacTAATGTGTTTTGGAAATTTGTTTGTTTATAGGTTTGAAGAGTGATTGGTTATTAGAGAGCAGTAGTTTTGCAGAGAGGAGTAAGCAGTACAAGTGGACAACAAGTAGAGGTCCCTCCCACTTTCACTTTTGATTTGAAAAAAGATGCATTGGGAGAGTCCAAGTCCAAGAAGGCACAGAACAGTGTACAGACTGTTTCTGTTCTGCTAAGTCTTTGCAGTTACAGATTCATTAAAAATGTTTTACTAtcattcagattctgattcttcttaaATCTTTATACTTTTTTGACAATCTGTGTTCCTGCTCTGCATTAAGGGTAGGGTACATTGCATTTTAGTCTAATGCTATTCACTTCTTTTTACATTCACTTTATTACACATATGGCTCCTAATATATGTTACAATTAGTCTAATTTTTAAGTTCCTTATTGCTTTTACTACTACTTAATCATCACAGATAGGCACTAAAATGTTGATTATCACAAGAATTTCAGGGAACAGCAATGGCTTCACTAATTCATATGCAGAAAATTCTATCAAATAGGATGCAACATTTTTCAAGCATTGAAAAAGCTGTAAGCTCTGTATCCTTACCCGTTTCATTTGCATTTTTAATTATTCCCTACATGGTTGACACAACTGTTTTTCATTTAGATCTTATTTATTTTAGTAGCCTTTTTTTGGTCATATGTTagttcttttattttatgaaagcatTTTTGTATGTCATCCCTATTCCTAATTTATTACGTACTGCTTGAACATCAGTGCTTTAATGTTGTTTCAATTGTATTGgtgaattttgaatgaagttgAAATTGCATTGTTTCAATTGTATTCCTAATTTATTACGTACTGCTTGAACATCAGTGCTTTAATGTTGTTTCAATTGTATTCCTAATTTATTACGTACTGCTTGAACATCAGTGCTTTAATGAAATTGATGGGACAATGATGTTTTCTTTATAAGGGAAACTTGTTTTTTTGCGCCATAAAGGTGAATTTCTACTTTTAATTGAACAATGATTACATTGTTAAACAGGAATCAATTGGATGGTCTCTGCAACTTCTATCATTTGCATGTTTATCTTTAGCAGCAAATATGGAGGAACCCCTTGTTCCTTTTCTCTTGGACCTTCAGGTATAAACTAATAAATGATTAGAATTTAGAATCCATGTTCATTTGGCACTTAACAGCCTAGAACTGAAACTATAATTATTATGAAGGACGGTTTTGAAATTACTACTCAATATTTGTTATATTTTCCATGTAGTCCACCTCTCAATTTGATTCTTTACTATTAACAATCTCTGcattttaattttaggtttcaACGTGGTTTGAACAGCAAGCCTATGGCACTCATCAAGAAGCTCCGCAAGGCGGTGAGTTTTCTATTTATTCACGTATTGTTTCATTTCGTTTTGATACTTGATTTCAACTTAGAGGTTGGAGTTGGAATAAATTTGAAAATAGGAGGATTTTGACCAACCATCACAGTGAACCGACTGCGTTACTACGTCAAATACCTGAAGTCAACGTTGGTCCTTTTAATAAACATGGCCAACACATAACCCTAAAACATTTCAGAGATAACAATCTCAGCTATTGCCCTATTTGTTAGATCAAATACTTATTGGATTTTGGTCTGATTGCTTACTATTCTATCTCAAGTGAATCTCTCTTATATATGAAGCTATATCATTTTAACTTATGCACGTATCAAGACTGTAATTTACATTCTAACATCCACCAAATACAGGACTCTGATGAGCTAATGATAGAAGCTGATATCACGTGCACAATACTAAAAAGCTGATTTTGGTCTGATTGTTTATTCTCTTAGCCTTTGTTACACCATATGGTAATGTTTTAATTCAAAGTGAACATTGATTTACAAATTTTGTTGGGAATATTGGTTTGTAATTACAAAATTTGATTGTTTGTGCAGCATATTCGAAAGCTTCTTCGTAGGTTGAAAGCCGAAACTGATCAAATATGTCAAGCTCCTGAGTATTTCAGGGGTATTTCAGTGTTATTTGGCCTTCTTAAGGAAGTTCTTAAAAACAGACCTGACTTGAAGTTGGTTGTTATGAGTGCTACACTTGAAGCTGAAAAGTTTCAGGGATATTTTTTTGGAGCTCCTCTAATGAAAGTTCCTGGAAGGCTACATCCAGTTGAAATTTTTTATACTCAAGaaccatttttttttcattttttacactCGTCAAAACTGCGGTATGGTTACCATTGATACATGTGACTCTTTATTGTAATAACACTTTCTTGTAATAATTTCTTGTGTCTTGTTTTTTTGCATACAGAAAACAATTGCTTCTCCAGGGcgtggtattttggccatggatgaatccaatactacatgtggaaagcggttggattcaattgAACTAGAGAACACCAAAACTAACCGTCAAgcatggcgtaaaattatatatgaagaaagtgttatgacttagttaaaatataatttttatgtgtatgcttttataatacttgaaatattatgactgtacatgattttgtatatttttttggttaatatgaaaaatattttgacttagttaaaatttgatttttatgtgtataatttttatagtatttgcaatattatgactgaaaatgaaatataactaaatggtgtatatgaaatagggtgtaaatagatataattgttcattcataaatggcgtatttacacccgatttttattaaaatagggtgtaattaagaccATATTTAcatccgatttttattaaaatagggtgtaattaaaatgtaattacgtccaattacacccgatttttattaa encodes:
- the LOC131622878 gene encoding histidinol-phosphate aminotransferase, chloroplastic-like codes for the protein MFQVLSSRLGRKPEDIVKLDANENPYGPPPEVMQALGSIKFPYVYPDPESRRLREALAQDSGLESDYILVGCGADELIDLIMRCVLDPGDKIVDCPPTFTMYEFDAAVNGALVTKVPRRPDFSLNVEHIIEVVKQEKPKCIFLTSPNNPDGRFEE